In Romeriopsis navalis LEGE 11480, the DNA window TGATGCGGTGGAAAATATTGATATTGGTGGGCCGACGATGGTGCGGGCCTCAGCGAAGAACTTTGCCCACCTGACGATTCTGACGAATCCGGCGCAGTACGGTGAATACGTGGCGGAATTGCAGTCGAACAATGGCGAAGCCAGCCTGAAGTTCCGCCAAAAGGTTTCACTCGCAGCGTTCCAGCATACGGCGGCTTACGATCGGGCGATTTCGACTTATCTGGAAACGCAGCTAGAAGGCGACAGTGCGGCGCTGCCTGAGAACTTTGGTGCGGCGGGACAAAAGATTCAAGACTTGCGCTACGGCGAGAATCCGCACCAAACGGCTGCCTGGTACCAAACTGGGGCGACTGCAACGGGTTGGGCCTCGGCCACGAAACTCCAGGGTAAGGAACTGAGCTACAACAACCTGGTGGATCTAGAAGCGGCTCGCAAGATTATCTGTGAGTTTGCGGATTCTGACCCGGCAGCCACGGTGATTAAGCACACTAACCCCTGCGGGGCTGCGATGGCGGGGACGATTAGTGAAGCCTATGAGCAAGCCTTTAATGCGGACTCGATGTCGGCCTTTGGGGGGATTGTGGCGCTGAATCGCCCGATCGATGTGGCCACGGCGGAGAAGCTGACCAAAACTTTCCTGGAATGTGTGGTTGCTCCAGGCTGTGATCCAGCGGCTCAGGAACTGTTGCAGAAGAAGGGCAATGTGCGAGTGCTGGTGCTGCCCGAACTGCTGGGTGGCTCGGATTATCTGGTGAAAGATATTGCGGGTGGTTTCCTAGTGCAGGCGGCGGATAAGGCAATGGTGCAACCAGCGGATTGGCAGTTGGTGACAGATAAGCAACCGACCGAGGCCGAATTGGCGGAGCTGCTGTTTGCCTGGAAGATGTGTAAGCATGTCAAATCCAACGCGATCGTCGTCACTCATAATCGCACCACTCTCGGTGTCGGCGCGGGCCAAATGAATCGGGTGGGTGCGGCCAAGATTGCCCTAGAGCAGGCGGGCGCAGCGGCCCAAGGCGCGACGTTGGCTAGTGATGGCTTCTTCCCGTTTGATGACTCCGTGCGGACGGCAGCGGCGGCGGGGATTAAGGCGATCGTTCAACCCGGTGGCAGTCGGCGCGATCAAGATTCGATCGATGCGGCGAATGAGATGGGGATCGTGATGGCCTTCACGGGGATGCGGCACTTTATGCACTAGTTATTTAGGCACTGAATTCTCTGGACACTGGGTTGTTGGCCCTCGGTTAATTGCCGAGGGTCGGGCAATGGGACGTTGCATCACTGACGGGCCAAGTGGGTGGTGTGGCGTCGAAATTCCCAAAAAATTCCGACGCCACATCTCATGCAGTAGCGTCGGAATTATTGCAAACATTTAAATTCTGCGAAATCGAACTTAACTTAAGCGTTTGTTACCCTTAAGAGCGATTTACCTTGTCACGCTGACTGATGAAGAGAAGGCCGACCGTTGCCGGTACAACGACGATGAGCAAACCTGCTACCAGGCTGAGCATAAAATTTGTGAGCGACGGAGTCATAAGTCCCAGTACCTTTCTCGTTTAGATAATTTGACAAAGCTTATTTTTAGAATTCTACGAGGTTCTGTAAGGGTTGTATAGACCTAAATGCGAGGAACTTCTTGGGGCGGATGGCGAAAGTGCAGAGAAAACCGGCAGGCCAGAGTTCGCGCCGTCGTCGTAAAATATAAACAAACGTTACAAACACTCATTATTCGGAAATTCTCAGGAGCGGCTTATGTCGGCGGATTGGTTGGATTTGGGATTGAGCATTGCCTTAGGGGTGATGACGTTGCTGTTTATTTTCCGCATCGTTCTGACTTGGTATCCGCAGGTTGAATTGACCAAGTTTCCCTTCAACTTGATTGCGTTTCCGACTGAGCCGTTTTTGTGGCCGACGCGGAAGGTGGTCCCGCCGATCGGCGGTATCGACATCAGCCCGATTATTTGGGTTGGTCTGTTTAGCTTGGCCCGTGAGGTGTTGCTGGGGCAGCAGGGTTTATTGACGATGATGCACTAGCGGATCGAATTGCGTTGATCCAAAAACCGGCTGGTGGCATCTGATGATTGCCGCTAGCCGGTTTTGATTTTGATTGCTGGATGGCCAAGGGATTATTTGCCCTTCATCATCACCGCATCGACGAAGTTGGTATAAATCTCGCCGCGATTGAATTCGGGGGTTTCGAGAATTTTCTGGTGGAAGTTGATGGTGGTGGGTAAGCCGGTGACGGCACATTCGCGCAGGGCGCGTTTCATGCGGCAGATGGCGGATTTGCGATCGGGTCCCCAGACAATCAGTTTGCCAATCAGGGAGTCGTAGTAGGCCGGGATTTCGTAGTCGGTGTAGACGTGGGAATCCATGCGGACGCCAGGGCCGCTGGGGGGGAGATAGCCGCTGATGCGACCCGGGCTGGGGCGGAAGTTGTGGTCGGGGTCTTCGGCGTTGACGCGGCATTCGATCGCATGGCCGTTGAGGATCACTTGATCTTGGGTGAGGCGCAGTTTTTCGCCTTGGGCGACGCGCAATTGCTCGGCGATCAGGTCGATGCCGGTAATCATTTCGGTGACGGGGTGCTCGACCTGGATGCGGGTGTTCATCTCCATAAAGTAGAATTCGCCGGTTTGGGACAGCAGGAATTCTACGGTGCCCGCGCCGACGTAGCTAATTGCTTTGGCGGCAGCGACGGCGGCGTTACCCATGTTTTTCCGCAGTTCGGGGGTGAGGGCGACGCTAGGGGCTTCTTCCAGCAGCTTTTGGTGACGGCGTTGGATGGAGCATTCGCGTTCGCCCAGGTGGACGACGTTGCCGTATTGGTCGGCGAGGATTTGGAATTCGACGTGGCGAGGATTGCGGACGAATTTTTCGACGTAGACGCCGGGGTTGCCGAAGGCGGCTTCGGCTTCACCTTGGGCGGCCATGTAGGCGCGGGAAAGGTCTTCGTCGCTTTCAACCATACGCATCCCCCGGCCCCCGCCCCCGGCGGTGGCTTTGATGATCACGGGGTAGCCGATTTCGCGGGCGATGATCCGGGCTTCTTCTTCACCGGAGACGAGGCCCTTACTGCCGGGGACGGTGGGGACGCCTACCCGTTGCATGGTCTTTTTGGCGGTGGATTTGTCACCCATCGATCGAATTGAATCCGGCGATGGCCCGACGAAAACGAGCTGGTGGTCGCGGCAGATCTCGACAAACCGGGCATTTTCGGCCAAAAATCCGTAGCCCGGATGAATCGCATCGGCTTTGCGGGTGAGGGCGGCGGCGATGATGTTGGGGATATTCAGATAGCTCTTGCTGCTGGGGGGATCCCCGATACAGACGGCTTCATCGGCTAACTGCACATGCAGGGAGTTGCGATCGATCGTGGAGTGGACGGCGACTGTACCGATGCCGAGTTCTTCACAGGTACGAATGATGCGGAGGGCGATTTCGCCGCGATTGGCGATCAGAATCTTGGAAAAGGCCATTGGTGGAGTGCATATCCCAGGACGTGCAAAAGTCCGACGACCTGGCTGAACGAAAAACGGCTTACACAAAAGCTCCTCAGTAGGATAGGGCTTTTTGGGGACGCGGCGATAGGGTGGGTTTTGGGTGAGTGATGTCGTGCTTGTGGATCTAGCGATCGCTTGGTGAATGAGTATGGGGACGAATTGTGATTGGCCCATCAAGACGAGTTGAGAGATCGGAGGGCGTCAGATCTGTGCCCCGTTTTCGATGGGCATTCTAAGCATGTTGGTATTCCAGTGATGCTTGATGTCTCGGCAAACTCACCTGAAGCAAACGGATTTTCATTTGCCCTACAACTCGGATTTGGTGTTTCGGGCAAAGACGATGCGGCAGAATCCGACGCCTGCGGAGAAGAAGTTGTGGCGTGATTGTTTGCGGCATTTGCCTGTGCGTTTCTTGCGGCAGCGACCGATCGAACATTTCATCGTAGATTTTTACTGTGCAGCGTTGCGATTAGTGATTGAGGTGGATGGGGACAGCCATTTTACGGAGCAGGGACAGTCTTATGATGCGGAACGATCGGCCATTTTAGAAGGCTATGGTTTGAGCATTGTGCGGTTCACAAATCAGCAAGTTTTAGAAGAGTTTGATGCTGTGTCCGAACAAATCAATGAACTCCCCCTAAATCCCCCTTTTGAAGGGGGATTTAGGGGGATCAGATCTATGCGATCGACCTTTAATCTCAATGTGGGTGGGGTTTGTCGGCTGCGTTTTGAGGTGTGATCCCCCCTCGCCCCCTATATCCTTTGGAGAGGCTTTGCCAACAAAAGGGGGGAACCGTACTAGCAAAGGAATTTGCGTAGGCGAAGCTGTGTGCGAATAGATTGATGGACTGCTTTCAAAGTCCCCCTTTTGAAGGGGGATTTAGGGGGATCAGATTTATGCGATCGACCTTAAATCTCAATGTGGGTGGGGTTTATCGGCTGCGTTTTGAGGTGTGATCCCCCCTCGCCCCCCTTCAAAAGGGGGGAACCGGACAAAGACTATCCGCAGAAACCGCCGGATCCCTAGCCTGATTGGGTTTGGGTATGGTGCCAGGTAAGGAATCGCTGAAAGGACTGATTTGACGATGAAATAGCGGCTGTTACAAACCTTCAAAAATCTCTAGGACTGTTGCGTGCTACAGTTCGCAAGTCTTTGCGCGAGAAAATGTATCCAACCTCCACCACAACCCCTCAAATACTCCATACACAAACGCAAAACCCCAATATCCACCGCTAGCTCACACGGTAATTCTCCGGCAGGAGAATGAAGAGGGTTCTTTTTTAGGTCGGAGTAGTTCAACCAGTTGGAGTCCCTGCACCAGCCGACGCGATCACCAAAGTTTTTGTATTCATTACTGTAGTTCATTGGGCTACCGCATTCTTCCCAAATCTTTTTCTGCACTGAGAAGCCAAAGTGACCGTTGCTGGCTTTGACCCAGAGTTGATCGATCGTCCGTAAATCTTTGCAAGGGAAATTCTTGAGTGAATCAGTATCGAGCCAACCCTGAGACTTGCGGTTGGATGCCTGGAGCATGACTTCTAAGGTCTCTTTGTCTGCCGCTTCCCATTTGCCCGCCTTCAGCAAGTCCCGGAGTTTACGATAGTCGATCTTTTTCTCAGATTCGAGTGGGATTCTGTCGATCGAATTTTGCGATTGAGGTTCAGGTGGAGTGGATTTTGGTTTGACCTCAACTCGCTGTTGTGGTTCGACGATCGGCACTACTGTTGGCGCAGGCATTGGGGGCGTCGTTTGGCCCGCAATCTTACGGTCAATTCGATCCTGTGCTTTTAGCGCTGCTCGTCGCTGTGATGCTACGGGAGCTACTTCAATGATCTGACGTAGCCAGCGCTTCGCCTCATCAAATTCCTCTTCCAGTTCCGCATCCTTCGCCTGCTCAATCAAAAACGTCACATCGCTGTCTGTCACACAATCTGGCAAGAGCGACTGAAATGCCTTTGCCGTCGAATCAGTCTGAATCTTCGGTGTTTGCTGTACCGATTTCTGGGCTGCCCGATGCAATTCGTTGACCCGCCGCACTAAGAACGGCTCTAGTTGAAATGGCAACGTAAACTGTCCCAACCCTTCCACCAACGCATGGGTGAATGCCCCTTGCCCTAGGGATTCCAGCTCGTAGGATAATTGCCCATAGCTACAGGAAAAAATCGTCGTCACCCCACGTTCCTTCGCAACCTCGACGGTTTGTGCGCCAATGGGCGTATCTTTGCCCTTGCTGCCGATCTTCTCCCGACAAGCATCCAGAATCAGCACAATCTCGGCTGTCTGATGCAGCCGCATTGCCGCAATTACTTCATCGACTGGCAGTGAAAACCGTTCTAAATCTTCTGCCAAACAATCACTCGGCACCAAAAAATCACGGCCATTGCGACTAATCCCATGACCGCTAAAGAAAAACCACAAACGCTGCACCTGACCAATATTGCTGGGCTTCAGATCGCGATTGAGAATCCGAATTAGATTCGAGCAACTGGGATAATTCTGCTCACCCCGCCGTGTCTCTTCGCCCAAACAGCGAATGACATGGGCACTTTCAAACTGCGCTGATTGGCATAGAAAATCACCTAAGCGCTCGGCATCCTGTACCGCATAGCGCAGCTTCCGCTCAGGATGATGCTCATAGTGATTTACCCCAACGACGATCGCCCAGTTATTCGCCATTTCCCGCCTACTTCTTCGATCGCTTGAACTTCAGTTTGATTGCCGCTTCTCCGCCTGCTTCGCCACCCGCGATCAGCTTGATTTGCCCCTTTCCGCTGCTCTTCACCGAGAGTTCCACTTCATCCAACTCCAAACCCGAATCAGGCGGCAATTCCGAATTGGCCCGCCGAAAAATCTTCCCGACCGATTTGATAAAAGCCGACATCTTGGCTTCTACCTCAGCCGGACTTAGTTTGACTTCCCGAAACTTGCCAGTCACACGGCGCAAAGGTTCATTCCACCCCTTGCTACCTTCCTCCGGCTCAAAGTCATCATCGGTCAAAATAATCAGTTCTTCATCCATCGGAAGCACAAATCGAGAAAGCTAATTTAATTTTCTCCCCCATTGTAGAGAATCCGCACCAAACTGATGCCGGTTGCTGTGTCAAGCTGGCCTAGCTTTCTGATTGCTGGGTTCTCCCCTGCAAAATAAACTGGGCGATCGCCAAATCAACCGGCGTTGTCACCTTCAGATTCGTCTCCTCCCCCGGCACAATGTAGACCGGCAAACCACACCGCTCAAATAACGCCGCATCGTCGGTCACTTCCCAGCCCTTGGCTTTCCCTTCATCATGGGATTGCTTCAGCAATGGCACCGAAAAGCCCTGAGGCGTCTGCGCGGCCCAGAGATTAGCCCGATCGGGCGTATCTTGAATGCTCATGGTCTCATCGACCACTTTGATCGTGTCCTTAACCGCGACCGCCGCGACCAAGCCATCGTATTGCTTGAGAGAAGCGCTGCACCGATCGAACAATTCCGGGGTAGCCAAACAGCGTGCCCCGTCATGAATCAGCACATGTTGCGCCTCGGTAGGTAAGGCTTGCAAACCGTTATAAACCGACTCCTGACGGGTACTGCCACCCTGGATCAGCGTCACGGGTTTGCGCAAGTTCAGGTCAGCCAGAATTTGGTTAAAGTCATCAAAGTCGATCGGTTGACCCATGATGCCAATCCATTCGATCGTGCTCGATGCCTCAGCCGCCAGTAAGGTCCAAGCCAGAACGGGCTTGCCGATCAAGTCGAGCAGTAGCTTGTTGCGTTGGGCCTTGCCCTGGCGCTGCCACTCGCTGCCCATCCGTTTGCCAGAACCCGCCGCAGGAATCAACAAATACACAGTCCAAACCCCATCCAGTCAAGAATCAAACGCCTTCCAGAATAACGGTTTACCGATCGCGAAGCCAATTTCACGCGCCGTTAGCTCACCTCAACGATCGACGCAATTCCGATATCGAAAATTGTTGCCGCGCCGCGCCAGAACAAAATCTCAAGTCAAACCGCTAACTCAAAACCCGAGTTTTACGGATTTTGCTGGGTTGAGCGTGATGTAATCTCATGGGAGATCGTTTTGCTCGCGTTAGTTGCGACACAAAAGTGGCGAATCCAACGTCCCCTGAGATACCCTAAAGTCCCACCCGTCATCGCCGCCCTATGCCGCTGTCTGCTCCTGTTCCTGCTGGTACATTGCTCGAAAATCGCTACGATGTGGTCCGTTTTATCGGCCACGGCGGATTCGGGCGGACCTATTTGGTGCGGGACCAGCATCGCTTTAATGAACTCTGTGTCCTCAAGGAGTTTGCGCCCCAGGTAAGCCAGCCCAGCGTGCTCAAGAAAGCCGAAGAACTATTTCAACGTGAAGCCGGGACGCTCTACAAACTCAGTCATCCGCAGATTCCCGAATTTCGAGCCCTTTCCTCTGTCCAGTACAACGGTGAGTCGATCGTTTTCCTGGTCGAGCAATTTATTGATGGGCATAACTACGGTGAATGGGTTGAAAATGCCCACCGTTTATCACCGGCTCAAGGGTTGCAGCTACTCAAGGATTTATTGCCGGTATTGACCTACATTCATCGGCAGGGGGTGATTCATCGGGACATTGCACCGGATAATTTGATGTGCGATCAAGATACGGGTAAACCAATCCTGATCGACTTTGGCAGCGTGAAGCAAGTGGCCGAAACGGCGTTACGCTTGGTTGGCAGTCCAAGCCATGCGACGCAGATTCACAAGCCTGGTTATACACCCCTGGAGCAGATTAAAGGCGAGGTTCAGCCGAATAGTGATCTCTATGCGTTGGCCGTCACTGTATTGGTCTTAATGACCGGCAAAGCGCCGAATGACTTCTTCAATATCAATACCAATCAGTGGAATTGGCAGCCCTTTATCCAGCTCAACTCGCGCTTCGAGAATATTTTGTATCGGATGTTGGCGCGGCATCCGAGCGATCGCTATCGCAGCGCCGATGAAGTACTGCAAGCGATCGGCGATCTTGACCTGGGGCCAACCAATCCGATTCCAGTAACGGCAATTTCGGCCCCGGCTGCGACAACGCCACCGCCAGGGGAAACTCCGGCCCCAACGGTGCCGCCGCGCCCCCAGTATCAGGCCGCGCCTCAAGCGGCGGTCCCTCAGGCCCCTGCCCCGAAGCCTGTGTTATCGACGGTTAAAACCGTTGCGGTTGCCCCGGCTTGGAATCCGCCACCAACCGAATTACCGCCGCCACCCGCCGCGCCGCCACCCGCGAAGTCGGGTTATGCGGCACATAGTTCGGCCCCACCGGTTTATCAGCCGGGGGAACCACCGGCGCCAATCAGCCCACCCCAGGTGCCACCCCAGTCCAGTGGTTTTTTCTGGAAACTGATTGGTGGGATTGTGCTGTTGCCGTTCCGGTTGATTAAGTGGACGCTGAAACTGCTGTGGGGTGGCCTGACATTGGTCAACACCCTGCTCAATTGGATTGTGAAGTTGATTGTGCTGGCCGTTCTGGTGGCGATCGCGGCTGTGGCCGTGATGTTTGGTCAGCCGGATTGGTTGCCGAATTTTTCGCTGCCGACGATGCCCTCGATCGCCACGCCATCGGGTTCTTCCGAGGGGTGCCGTAATCTCGAAGGGCGGGCGACCCAAGCCGGAATTACTTATTCCAGTTTGAATCAGCAGGTGAACCAGCGCTTTTACCAGCGCTATCCCAAAATGAAAGGCCGAGCGCTGACCGAAAGTGCTGAAGATAAGCCGATGCGGGATGCTTGGTGTAGTATCGCTGATGGCATTTTGCGACAGGCAGGACGGTAGGCTTGAGGATGTGGTGGCCTCGCTGATCGGTTTTGGTGATCAGCTCCGCAAAAAGATCTTCGACTTTGTGAAAAAAAATTAGTAGAACGATGAGTTTGTGGTCTGTGTAACGGAGTGAGGTGCATCCCCCCATAAAATGTTGTAAGACCTGTGCATTCTGGGCTTCACAATGTTTACACCGACGAATCGAATTGCGGTTTTGCTGCACGATGGACTGCGCGCGAATCCGGGAAAAACCGGACTGGCGTTGATTCGTTATCGCCCTGAGCAGATTGCCGTCGTGATTGATCAGATGTCATCGGGGGAGAATTTTGCGCAGTTAACGGGCATTGATGTGGAGGTGCCGATCGTTGCTTCGATGGCGGATGCGTTGATTTATCAGCCGGATTGGTTGGCGATCGGCATTGCGCCATCCGGTGGTAGTTTGCCCGATGCGTGGTTTGAGGATGTCCGAGTGGCG includes these proteins:
- the ispD gene encoding 2-C-methyl-D-erythritol 4-phosphate cytidylyltransferase codes for the protein MYLLIPAAGSGKRMGSEWQRQGKAQRNKLLLDLIGKPVLAWTLLAAEASSTIEWIGIMGQPIDFDDFNQILADLNLRKPVTLIQGGSTRQESVYNGLQALPTEAQHVLIHDGARCLATPELFDRCSASLKQYDGLVAAVAVKDTIKVVDETMSIQDTPDRANLWAAQTPQGFSVPLLKQSHDEGKAKGWEVTDDAALFERCGLPVYIVPGEETNLKVTTPVDLAIAQFILQGRTQQSES
- the psbX gene encoding photosystem II reaction center X protein, whose product is MTPSLTNFMLSLVAGLLIVVVPATVGLLFISQRDKVNRS
- a CDS encoding GUN4 domain-containing protein, producing the protein MANNWAIVVGVNHYEHHPERKLRYAVQDAERLGDFLCQSAQFESAHVIRCLGEETRRGEQNYPSCSNLIRILNRDLKPSNIGQVQRLWFFFSGHGISRNGRDFLVPSDCLAEDLERFSLPVDEVIAAMRLHQTAEIVLILDACREKIGSKGKDTPIGAQTVEVAKERGVTTIFSCSYGQLSYELESLGQGAFTHALVEGLGQFTLPFQLEPFLVRRVNELHRAAQKSVQQTPKIQTDSTAKAFQSLLPDCVTDSDVTFLIEQAKDAELEEEFDEAKRWLRQIIEVAPVASQRRAALKAQDRIDRKIAGQTTPPMPAPTVVPIVEPQQRVEVKPKSTPPEPQSQNSIDRIPLESEKKIDYRKLRDLLKAGKWEAADKETLEVMLQASNRKSQGWLDTDSLKNFPCKDLRTIDQLWVKASNGHFGFSVQKKIWEECGSPMNYSNEYKNFGDRVGWCRDSNWLNYSDLKKNPLHSPAGELPCELAVDIGVLRLCMEYLRGCGGGWIHFLAQRLANCSTQQS
- the accC gene encoding acetyl-CoA carboxylase biotin carboxylase subunit, whose product is MGQSQFVPILIHQAIARSTSTTSLTQNPPYRRVPKKPYPTEELLCKPFFVQPGRRTFARPGICTPPMAFSKILIANRGEIALRIIRTCEELGIGTVAVHSTIDRNSLHVQLADEAVCIGDPPSSKSYLNIPNIIAAALTRKADAIHPGYGFLAENARFVEICRDHQLVFVGPSPDSIRSMGDKSTAKKTMQRVGVPTVPGSKGLVSGEEEARIIAREIGYPVIIKATAGGGGRGMRMVESDEDLSRAYMAAQGEAEAAFGNPGVYVEKFVRNPRHVEFQILADQYGNVVHLGERECSIQRRHQKLLEEAPSVALTPELRKNMGNAAVAAAKAISYVGAGTVEFLLSQTGEFYFMEMNTRIQVEHPVTEMITGIDLIAEQLRVAQGEKLRLTQDQVILNGHAIECRVNAEDPDHNFRPSPGRISGYLPPSGPGVRMDSHVYTDYEIPAYYDSLIGKLIVWGPDRKSAICRMKRALRECAVTGLPTTINFHQKILETPEFNRGEIYTNFVDAVMMKGK
- a CDS encoding YggT family protein, with the protein product MSADWLDLGLSIALGVMTLLFIFRIVLTWYPQVELTKFPFNLIAFPTEPFLWPTRKVVPPIGGIDISPIIWVGLFSLAREVLLGQQGLLTMMH
- a CDS encoding endonuclease domain-containing protein, with protein sequence MSRQTHLKQTDFHLPYNSDLVFRAKTMRQNPTPAEKKLWRDCLRHLPVRFLRQRPIEHFIVDFYCAALRLVIEVDGDSHFTEQGQSYDAERSAILEGYGLSIVRFTNQQVLEEFDAVSEQINELPLNPPFEGGFRGIRSMRSTFNLNVGGVCRLRFEV
- a CDS encoding Pepco domain-containing protein, with amino-acid sequence MDEELIILTDDDFEPEEGSKGWNEPLRRVTGKFREVKLSPAEVEAKMSAFIKSVGKIFRRANSELPPDSGLELDEVELSVKSSGKGQIKLIAGGEAGGEAAIKLKFKRSKK
- a CDS encoding serine/threonine protein kinase, with product MPLSAPVPAGTLLENRYDVVRFIGHGGFGRTYLVRDQHRFNELCVLKEFAPQVSQPSVLKKAEELFQREAGTLYKLSHPQIPEFRALSSVQYNGESIVFLVEQFIDGHNYGEWVENAHRLSPAQGLQLLKDLLPVLTYIHRQGVIHRDIAPDNLMCDQDTGKPILIDFGSVKQVAETALRLVGSPSHATQIHKPGYTPLEQIKGEVQPNSDLYALAVTVLVLMTGKAPNDFFNINTNQWNWQPFIQLNSRFENILYRMLARHPSDRYRSADEVLQAIGDLDLGPTNPIPVTAISAPAATTPPPGETPAPTVPPRPQYQAAPQAAVPQAPAPKPVLSTVKTVAVAPAWNPPPTELPPPPAAPPPAKSGYAAHSSAPPVYQPGEPPAPISPPQVPPQSSGFFWKLIGGIVLLPFRLIKWTLKLLWGGLTLVNTLLNWIVKLIVLAVLVAIAAVAVMFGQPDWLPNFSLPTMPSIATPSGSSEGCRNLEGRATQAGITYSSLNQQVNQRFYQRYPKMKGRALTESAEDKPMRDAWCSIADGILRQAGR
- the purH gene encoding bifunctional phosphoribosylaminoimidazolecarboxamide formyltransferase/IMP cyclohydrolase, with translation MARLALLSVSDKTGLVEFATQLINDFGFEIVSSGGTAQKLKDAGLKVMKVSDYTGSPEILGGRVKTLHPKIHGGILARRDLPEHVADLEANGIRPIDLVVVNLYPFEATIAKPDVTLADAVENIDIGGPTMVRASAKNFAHLTILTNPAQYGEYVAELQSNNGEASLKFRQKVSLAAFQHTAAYDRAISTYLETQLEGDSAALPENFGAAGQKIQDLRYGENPHQTAAWYQTGATATGWASATKLQGKELSYNNLVDLEAARKIICEFADSDPAATVIKHTNPCGAAMAGTISEAYEQAFNADSMSAFGGIVALNRPIDVATAEKLTKTFLECVVAPGCDPAAQELLQKKGNVRVLVLPELLGGSDYLVKDIAGGFLVQAADKAMVQPADWQLVTDKQPTEAELAELLFAWKMCKHVKSNAIVVTHNRTTLGVGAGQMNRVGAAKIALEQAGAAAQGATLASDGFFPFDDSVRTAAAAGIKAIVQPGGSRRDQDSIDAANEMGIVMAFTGMRHFMH